TGCATAGTCGCTGCCCCTGTCCACGATCGAAAATAGCCTCCTGCATGTCTGCAGCAGCTCGTCCACTATCGTGGACGAGCTGCTGCAGGTTTTTTTACCATTTTCCATCGTGGACAACACCCCCTTTTTTAGAATTTTGTCTTTTTTAGACCATTAAATGCGTGGTAAAATCATAGAATCCTAACATTAAAGATTATTAAAATATCAAAAAAGAGCACTAAAAACATATTAATAAAAAAATAAGGATAAAATTATATTTAAATCTTATTACAATATTTTTATTATTAAAAAGTTATAAATAAATTAATTTAAACTTTTTATACATGAAATTACAACAAATTAGCCTAAACCGGCTGCAGTATGTAGAGTCCGGACAATTTATTAACCGTTTCCTGACTGATTTTGACAGCTTAGGACTGGATCCGTCAGAGGATCCTGAATTCCAACTGAGTTATGACAGCTTAAAAGAACAGGCCGTCGTCTATGAACTCGCTTTGATGCAAATCAGGGCCAAGGCAGCTTCGGGAGCATTGGCACAACTGGATCAGGTACGCGACCAGAAATTTGCCACCTTGCGCCAAGCACTTCTGGTACACCGCTATACCGATGACCCGGCCGAAAAAAGCGCTTATACCCTCCTCCGGATTGTCCTGAAAACCTACCGGGATCTTATCCGTATGAATTTTGAAGCGGAGACATTAGCCATCAATACTCTAATTTCGACGTTGCGTTCTGCCCAATATTTACCTGCGATACAAACATTAGGCATGGAAAACCACATCACGGTACTCGAAACCGCAAATGAAGCTTTTAAAGGCATGTTTGATTCCCGGTCGACCGAGACAATCACCACCACTGTTTACGACACAAAAATGCTTCGTAAAACGATTTTAAACACCTATACCGAGTTGGCGCAGTATTGTGCCATAATGGCGAAACGAAAAAACACCCCTTACTATAATCAGATCGTTACCGCAATTAACCATGGAAGAAAGTATTATGCCGATATCCTCGCGCACCGTTCCGGTGTTGCCGATGCTACCCCGGACGCATAAATCCCGTACATTTCAGACATTGCTGCTGAGGCGGCATAAACCAAAAAACCACCGGATACCTGAAGTACCGGTGGTTTTTACGTAATTAATAGTAACCAAAAATTAATTAATCTCCTGTCACAGCCTTACTGCCATCCCCCGCCTAAAGCACGGTATAGTGTAATTACTGCATTGTATTGCTTGTATTTATTGTCAATCAGGTTCAGTTCGGTGGTCAGCGCATTGTCTTTTGCAGTCAATACTTCCAGGTAGTTTACCAGACCATAGGTCAGTAACTCATCGGAATAATCAGCGGCTTTTCGCAACGCATCCACCTGTTGTTCGCGTACTGAAATCTTATAGGTCTCATTGTTGTACATCGCCAGCGCATCCGATACTTCTTTACCCGCTGTCAGCAATGATTTCTCAAACTGCAGGTAAGCCTGTTCCTGGTTGGCTTTGGCCACTTCATAACGGGTTTTGATCTGGCGTTGGTTGAAAATCGGCTGGGTCAGTCCGGTTACCACATTGGCAAATAACGAACGGGCACTCATCCACTCCTTGATATCAATACTCTGCAAACCACCGGTAGCGGTAATTTTCAGCGATGGGTAAAAACTGCTTCGGGCTACATTGGTCAACTCAAAAGTGTTTACCAGGTTGTATTCTGCAGCAATAACATCAGGACGGTTGCGCAATAAGGCTGCGGACACTCCTAAGGTAATTTGCGGCGCCAGGTTCTGACTTGCAAAATCACTACGGTTGATTGCTTTTGGCGCTTCGCCCAACAAAATACTCATGGTATTTTCCAATACTACGATATTGTATTTCAGGTCTGCCAGGATAACTTCGGTAGCATATTTCTGTGCTTCCGTTTGTTTCACCCCTACTTCATTCACATTCCCGGCATCTTTCAAGGCATGGATGGTTTCGATACTTTCATTACGGTTCACCAAATTCTGCTCTGCCACTTTTACCTGTGCATCCAAGGACAACAACTGGTAATAGGTAGAGGCAATATTAGCGATCAATTGGGTTTTTACCAATTGGTTTGCGGCAATCGTCTGCAGGTAACTCGCATTGGTCGCGCGTTTGTTGCTTCGGATCTTACCCCAAACATCTGCTTCCCAGGCCAGGGTTCCGGTAAGCTGGTACTGGTCTACATTGGTTTTTCCACCGCCACTGCTGAATAAGGCACCCAACTGGCTATTTTTGGAAAGTTCCTGGTGTGTCCAGTCTGCTCCGGTAGAAAGCGTCGGGAAATACCCGGCTTTCCCCTGTTTCATCGTCGCTTCGGCAGCTACAATATTCTGTAGTGCGATACGGATATCGAGGTTATTTTGTAATCCTGTTTTGATATAGCCCTGTAAAATCGGGTCGGTAAAGATGTGGTCCCAGGCTACCGATGCCATCGAAACGGTATCGGTTGAAGCAGCCTGAGTACGGTACAAATCTTCTGTTTTTACCTGTGGTCTCTCGTATTTTTTGGCAACAAAACACGATTGCATGGTAACTCCTGCTACCACAATCACAGCTATTTTATATACTGGTTTAATTCTCATTTTCTTCATTTAAAAGTAAAACATCAGATTCCTGTTCTGTTGGTTTTCCGGAAATACGTTCCTGAAGCCCTTGGAAAATCACGAACAATACCGGAATAAAGAACACCCCGATTAAAGTTCCAATCAACATTCCCCCTACAGCTCCCATACCGATAGAACGGTTACCTACAGCTCCTACACCATTGGCAAATGCCAGCGGGATCAATCCGAGGATAAAGGCAAAAGAGGTCATTAAGATCGGACGCAAACGCGCACGGGCACCATCAATCGCTGATTCAAAAAGGCTCATTCCATGTTTCCTTCGCTGGATGGCAAATTCGACAATCAAAATCGCATTCTTGGCGAGCAGTCCGATAAGCATGATCAGGGCAACCTGAAAGTAGATATTATTCTCCAGACCAGCCAGTTTCACAAAGCCAATGGCTCCGGCAATACCTACCGGTAAGGATAATAATACCGCAAAAGGTACCAAGTAACTCTCGTATTGTGCACTTAACAGGAAGTATACAAAGATCAAACTCAACAGGAATACACCCGCTGCCTGGCTTCCGGCAAGAATTTCCTCACGGGTCATCCCGGAAAATTCATAGCCATAGGTTTTTGGCAAATGCTGTGCTGCAACTTCCTGAATGGCCTTAATCGCATCCCCTGAACTGTAGCCTGGTTTTGCTTTACCATTAATGTTTACGGCTTTCAGCATGTTGAATCGGCTTACCGCTTCCGGTCCGTATACTTTTTTGAAATCGATAAACTGGCTGATCGCAACCTGCTGCCCTTTATCATTTCGTACATAAATATTATTGATCGAATTCTCATCCGCACGCTGCTCCGGTTTGGCCTGGATCATGACACGAAACTGCTTTCCGAAACGGTTGAAGTCAGTCGTATACAATCCACCATAGTACCCTTGCATCGTATTGAAGATATCACTTATGGCAACCCCGGCATCTTTTGCTCTTTCGATATTGATGTCCATTTGGTATTGCGGGAAGTTCGGGTTAAAGTTGGTCATCGCATACTGGATTTCCGGACGTTGGTTCAACGCCTGCAGGAATTCCCCGGTTACCCCACTCACGGTTTGCCAGCTGTCATCCCCTTTATCCTGTAATTTGAATTCAAAACCATCGGCAGTACCAAATCCCGATACACTCGGAGGGGTAAAGAACAATAGTTTAGCATCTTTAAATCCGGCAGTACGGGCAAAAAGTTCCCCTAATATTGCATCTACAGACTGATTGGCCTCCTTACGTTGGTCCCAGTCTTTTAATTTGATTACGGCAAAGGCGTACGAACCACCATTTACCCCATTCAGCAAACTGAATCCGACAACACTCATACGGGCTTCTACCAAAGGCATAGAGACCAGTAAGGAATCCAGTTGGTTTACGGCAATCTGTGTTTTTTCCAATGTTGTTCCCGGAGGCATTGTAATATCGGCCATGATAATTCCACGGTCTTCATTCGGGATAAATCCGGAAGGTGTGGTTTTGAACAATAAGATGGTTACAGCGGTAAAGACCAAAAGCCCTACCACAGTGATCCATTTTCTTTTTACCAATACGCCCAGTGATCGGGTGTATTTACGGTTCAACGAATCAAATCCAACGTTGAACGCATCAAAGAAACGGTCTTTAATATTTTTCTTATGGTGTTTAGCACCATCATGTGGTTTCAGGAACAAGGCACATAAAGCCGGGCTCAATGTCAATGCGTTTACCGCAGAAATCAAAATCGCAATTGCCAGTGTAATCGCAAACTGCTGATAGAATACCCCGGATGGCCCTTTCAGGAACGATACCGGAATAAATACCGCCGACATTACCAGTGTAATGGAAACGATCGCACCAGAAATCTCATTCATGGCAGAAAGTGTCGCTTCCTTACCAGATTTAGCCCCTTCATCTAATTTGGCGTGCACCGCCTCGACGACGACAATCGCATCATCGACCACAATACCAATAGCCAGTACCATCGCAAAAAGCGTTAACATATTGATCGAGAACCCAAAGAGGCTCAGGAAGAAGAATGTACCGATAATCGCTACCGGAACAGCAATAGCCGGTATCAGGGTAGAACGGAAATCCTGAAGGAATACGAATACCACAATAAATACCAGGATAAAAGCTTCTACCAGGGTAGAGATTACTTTATGGATGGAAGCATCCAGGAACGTTTTGGTATTAAACGGAATAACATACTCGATCCCTTTTGGGAAATCGGCTTTGCTTTCGTCCATAATTTTTAAAACATCCTCGATAATTTCCTGGGCATTGGATCCGGAAGTCTGGAAGATACCAATAGCGACCCCTTCTTTACCCATACCAAAGTTTTTGGCTCCATAATTAAAGGCACCCAATTCTACTGTTGCCACATCTTTCAGCCTTAGGAAATTCCCATTACCGGAAGATTTGATGACAATATTCTCATATTCAGATACCTGGGACAGACGTCCTTTGTATTTGATTACATATTCATAAACACCCGTTGCATTTTCCCCGAATTTACCCGGAGCAGCTTCCACGTTTTGTTCCATCAGGGCAGCCTGAATGTCTTTTGGAGCTATATTATAGGCGTTCATTTTTTCAGGATCGATCCAGATACGCATCGAATAATCTTTCGCACCGAATACATTCACCTGACCTACACCGTTGACACGCTGTAATTTAGGCACAAGGTTGATCTTGGCAAAATTCTGAACATAGGTTCCATCATATTCTTTACTGTCGGAATACAACGACAGGAACATCAGGGAACCGGCCTGGCTCTTGATCGTTGTTACCCCGGTTTGTACTACGGCAGCTGGTAATTTGCTGGTTGCCCGTGATACACGGTTCTGAACGTTTACCGCCGCAATATCCGGATCGGTACCCAATTCAAAG
The Flavobacterium kingsejongi genome window above contains:
- a CDS encoding efflux RND transporter permease subunit — its product is MLKTFIERPVLSTVISILITILGVLGLMSLPIEQYPEIAPPTVQVSATYTGANSETVLNSVVVPLEEEINGVEGMTYMTSSAANDGSAKITVFFELGTDPDIAAVNVQNRVSRATSKLPAAVVQTGVTTIKSQAGSLMFLSLYSDSKEYDGTYVQNFAKINLVPKLQRVNGVGQVNVFGAKDYSMRIWIDPEKMNAYNIAPKDIQAALMEQNVEAAPGKFGENATGVYEYVIKYKGRLSQVSEYENIVIKSSGNGNFLRLKDVATVELGAFNYGAKNFGMGKEGVAIGIFQTSGSNAQEIIEDVLKIMDESKADFPKGIEYVIPFNTKTFLDASIHKVISTLVEAFILVFIVVFVFLQDFRSTLIPAIAVPVAIIGTFFFLSLFGFSINMLTLFAMVLAIGIVVDDAIVVVEAVHAKLDEGAKSGKEATLSAMNEISGAIVSITLVMSAVFIPVSFLKGPSGVFYQQFAITLAIAILISAVNALTLSPALCALFLKPHDGAKHHKKNIKDRFFDAFNVGFDSLNRKYTRSLGVLVKRKWITVVGLLVFTAVTILLFKTTPSGFIPNEDRGIIMADITMPPGTTLEKTQIAVNQLDSLLVSMPLVEARMSVVGFSLLNGVNGGSYAFAVIKLKDWDQRKEANQSVDAILGELFARTAGFKDAKLLFFTPPSVSGFGTADGFEFKLQDKGDDSWQTVSGVTGEFLQALNQRPEIQYAMTNFNPNFPQYQMDINIERAKDAGVAISDIFNTMQGYYGGLYTTDFNRFGKQFRVMIQAKPEQRADENSINNIYVRNDKGQQVAISQFIDFKKVYGPEAVSRFNMLKAVNINGKAKPGYSSGDAIKAIQEVAAQHLPKTYGYEFSGMTREEILAGSQAAGVFLLSLIFVYFLLSAQYESYLVPFAVLLSLPVGIAGAIGFVKLAGLENNIYFQVALIMLIGLLAKNAILIVEFAIQRRKHGMSLFESAIDGARARLRPILMTSFAFILGLIPLAFANGVGAVGNRSIGMGAVGGMLIGTLIGVFFIPVLFVIFQGLQERISGKPTEQESDVLLLNEENEN
- a CDS encoding efflux transporter outer membrane subunit; this encodes MRIKPVYKIAVIVVAGVTMQSCFVAKKYERPQVKTEDLYRTQAASTDTVSMASVAWDHIFTDPILQGYIKTGLQNNLDIRIALQNIVAAEATMKQGKAGYFPTLSTGADWTHQELSKNSQLGALFSSGGGKTNVDQYQLTGTLAWEADVWGKIRSNKRATNASYLQTIAANQLVKTQLIANIASTYYQLLSLDAQVKVAEQNLVNRNESIETIHALKDAGNVNEVGVKQTEAQKYATEVILADLKYNIVVLENTMSILLGEAPKAINRSDFASQNLAPQITLGVSAALLRNRPDVIAAEYNLVNTFELTNVARSSFYPSLKITATGGLQSIDIKEWMSARSLFANVVTGLTQPIFNQRQIKTRYEVAKANQEQAYLQFEKSLLTAGKEVSDALAMYNNETYKISVREQQVDALRKAADYSDELLTYGLVNYLEVLTAKDNALTTELNLIDNKYKQYNAVITLYRALGGGWQ
- a CDS encoding DUF6261 family protein, whose translation is MKLQQISLNRLQYVESGQFINRFLTDFDSLGLDPSEDPEFQLSYDSLKEQAVVYELALMQIRAKAASGALAQLDQVRDQKFATLRQALLVHRYTDDPAEKSAYTLLRIVLKTYRDLIRMNFEAETLAINTLISTLRSAQYLPAIQTLGMENHITVLETANEAFKGMFDSRSTETITTTVYDTKMLRKTILNTYTELAQYCAIMAKRKNTPYYNQIVTAINHGRKYYADILAHRSGVADATPDA